Proteins encoded in a region of the Zea mays cultivar B73 chromosome 2, Zm-B73-REFERENCE-NAM-5.0, whole genome shotgun sequence genome:
- the LOC103645858 gene encoding uncharacterized protein translates to MDWHAWLSGARLEPALVYEYALVFARNELEADDVAFLDHEFLHSMGISVAKHRLEILKLAWRDRRSRGRAGAGRPAAALARLLLGRVARYVRSLVRREGDCSSTALVLVPPTTQPQQQQQRPGDGRSPPCVGVGGVCVSKHSQQRRGGNKALRRARSEPKGTPPRASVVGGRAAAAVHAVGDDVEGGSGSEMVRWDRLFQDLKPN, encoded by the coding sequence ATGGACTGGCACGCGTGGCTGTCGGGGGCGCGGCTGGAGCCGGCGCTGGTGTACGAGTACGCGCTGGTGTTCGCGCGCAACGAGCTGGAGGCCGACGACGTGGCCTTCTTGGACCACGAGTTCCTGCACAGCATGGGCATCTCGGTCGCCAAGCACCGCCTGGAGATCCTGAAGCTCGCCTGGCGCGACCGCCGGAGCCGCGGCCGCGCGGGAGCCGGCCgccccgcggcggcgctggcCCGCCTCCTCCTCGGCCGCGTCGCCAGGTACGTGCGCTCGCTCGTGCGCCGCGAGGGCGACTGCTCGTCCACGGCGCTCGTGCTGGTGCCCCCGACGACccagccgcagcagcagcagcagcgcccCGGCGACGGCCGCAGCCCACCATGCGTCGGCGTCGGCGGCGTCTGTGTCTCGAAGCACAGCCAGCAGCGCCGCGGCGGCAACAAGGCGCTGCGGCGGGCCAGGTCGGAGCCCAAGGGCACCCCGCCCAGAGCCTCCGTCGTCGGTGGGAGGGCCGCCGCGGCCGTGCACGCGGTTGGCGACGACGTGGAGGGCGGGAGCGGCAGCGAGATGGTCAGGTGGGACCGCCTGTTCCAGGACCTCAAGCCCAACTGA
- the LOC103648355 gene encoding uncharacterized protein isoform X1, whose product MKMRTPAVAFAALLLLLLQITTRAHGIRMDRQLHEAINSKKKMMADPKSGGGGEAASIAAAGDSVRKHCAPDGRRRCSGKVKKAAAHADAAAGAKQQQSNVSTGNVQSSTTVDGEAAAAQAQHGRHQNEAAEAATTSAASSSSSSPAPGVAYYPDIMDIAGMDYSPATRKPPIHN is encoded by the exons ATGAAGATGAGGACTCCTGCTGTGGCCTTCGCTGCtcttctgctgctgctgcttcagATTACGACAAGAGCACATG GAATCAGGATGGACAGGCAGTTACACGAAGCAATCAACAGCAAAAAG AAGATGATGGCCGATCCCAAGAGCGGCGGCGGTGGGGAAGCAGCATCCATTGCTGCCGCCGGCGACTCGGTGAGGAAGCACTGCGCTCCCGATGGGCGGCGGCGTTGCTCAG GAAAGGTGAAAAAGGCAGCGGCGCACGCTGATGCAGCAGCGGGAGCCAAGCAGCAGCAG AGCAATGTCTCGACGGGTAACGTCCAGAGCAGCACAACGGTGGACGGCGAGGCCGCCGCGGCGCAGGCGCAGCATGGGCGCCACCAAAACGAGGCGGCGGAGGCGGCGACGACGTCCgcggcttcttcttcttcttcttccccggcCCCGGGCGTGGCGTACTACCCGGACATCATGGACATCGCCGGGATGGACTACTCGCCCGCCACGCGAAAGCCTCCCATCCACAACTGA
- the LOC103648355 gene encoding uncharacterized protein isoform X2 gives MKMRTPAVAFAALLLLLLQITTRAHGIRMDRQLHEAINSKKMMADPKSGGGGEAASIAAAGDSVRKHCAPDGRRRCSGKVKKAAAHADAAAGAKQQQSNVSTGNVQSSTTVDGEAAAAQAQHGRHQNEAAEAATTSAASSSSSSPAPGVAYYPDIMDIAGMDYSPATRKPPIHN, from the exons ATGAAGATGAGGACTCCTGCTGTGGCCTTCGCTGCtcttctgctgctgctgcttcagATTACGACAAGAGCACATG GAATCAGGATGGACAGGCAGTTACACGAAGCAATCAACAGCAAAAAG ATGATGGCCGATCCCAAGAGCGGCGGCGGTGGGGAAGCAGCATCCATTGCTGCCGCCGGCGACTCGGTGAGGAAGCACTGCGCTCCCGATGGGCGGCGGCGTTGCTCAG GAAAGGTGAAAAAGGCAGCGGCGCACGCTGATGCAGCAGCGGGAGCCAAGCAGCAGCAG AGCAATGTCTCGACGGGTAACGTCCAGAGCAGCACAACGGTGGACGGCGAGGCCGCCGCGGCGCAGGCGCAGCATGGGCGCCACCAAAACGAGGCGGCGGAGGCGGCGACGACGTCCgcggcttcttcttcttcttcttccccggcCCCGGGCGTGGCGTACTACCCGGACATCATGGACATCGCCGGGATGGACTACTCGCCCGCCACGCGAAAGCCTCCCATCCACAACTGA